A window of Selenomonas ruminantium subsp. lactilytica TAM6421 contains these coding sequences:
- a CDS encoding 5-bromo-4-chloroindolyl phosphate hydrolysis family protein, giving the protein MRNICGLLALIFGMGGIYALTHEAGWAGLAMMAAMGISLYNGQRPQKQIRKLDVSQLAEMQAAAALEDWEKARLDYDRVETARRKIRDSQLSQQLALMQQEAARLLNYVEKHPERIAAANRFIHYYQDRAAGLCEQYMELEDTKLETSQVRQVKAQLKETLVSFDEAYNAEFTKIINNQLLDMEAELTVMKQSLEAEGIHDNAQKRTGEPVEINVQGGPPSTGIGRKKTPKRSGAVTKVGQRGLENVREKIATPDNLRKSVLMQKLIMSALAIVLGALGAHKFYQGKTKWGIAYVVLFWTLIPTFVSIVEGIRYFFMPVDDFYEQYYR; this is encoded by the coding sequence ATGCGTAATATATGTGGCCTGTTGGCTTTGATTTTTGGCATGGGCGGGATCTATGCCCTGACGCATGAAGCAGGTTGGGCCGGTTTGGCGATGATGGCGGCTATGGGCATCAGCCTGTACAATGGGCAGCGTCCCCAAAAGCAGATACGGAAGCTGGATGTCAGCCAGCTGGCTGAGATGCAGGCAGCTGCGGCGCTGGAGGATTGGGAAAAAGCCCGGCTGGATTATGACCGGGTGGAGACTGCCCGGCGGAAGATCCGGGACAGCCAATTGAGTCAGCAGCTGGCTTTGATGCAGCAGGAAGCCGCCAGATTATTGAATTATGTGGAAAAACATCCGGAGCGCATCGCGGCGGCTAACCGCTTTATCCATTATTATCAGGATCGGGCAGCTGGCCTTTGCGAACAGTATATGGAGCTCGAGGATACGAAGCTCGAGACCAGTCAGGTTCGCCAGGTGAAAGCTCAGCTCAAGGAAACGCTGGTCAGCTTTGATGAAGCCTACAATGCAGAGTTTACCAAGATCATCAACAATCAGCTGTTGGATATGGAAGCGGAACTCACGGTGATGAAGCAGTCACTGGAAGCTGAAGGCATTCACGATAACGCGCAGAAACGGACAGGGGAACCGGTAGAGATCAATGTTCAGGGTGGCCCGCCATCTACTGGCATTGGCCGGAAAAAAACCCCGAAACGGAGCGGCGCGGTCACGAAAGTGGGGCAGCGGGGGTTGGAAAACGTCCGGGAAAAGATCGCCACGCCGGATAATCTGCGCAAGTCTGTACTGATGCAGAAGCTCATCATGAGCGCGCTGGCCATTGTGCTGGGGGCTTTGGGGGCGCATAAATTCTATCAGGGCAAGACCAAGTGGGGCATCGCCTATGTGGTTTTGTTTTGGACCTTGATACCCACCTTTGTATCCATAGTGGAGGGTATACGTTATTTCTTTATGCCGGTTGATGATTTCTATGAACAATACTATCGCTAA
- a CDS encoding toxic anion resistance protein → MEVKLEDLMKAKTNIASADVTPAELPSTEVMTAQVEQAVSSLSPEERAQVEKIKDELDLTDSTAILRFGAPAQQKIAAFSDNVLSQVRTKDSGPVGELLGTLVKQVREFEPEENKSFLTKIPLVGSLVKKGEDIKLGYDKLSTQVERIQGSLEQAKLKMMKDVALFDKLYAENLSYFKQLQLYIQAGEEKLTEMRESTLPKLRQQAAESGDPMAVQVVSDFEASVNRFEKKVHDLKISKTIAIQSAPQIRLIQNNDKALIDRVQTAIYSTIPLWKNQLVIALGLQAQQEVLRMQQAVSNTTNELLRRNAELLQQNSIETAQENERSIVDIETVREVNERLINTIEETIKIQQNGRAKRQAAEAELVQIEGRLKEALLKNSGRQEVH, encoded by the coding sequence ATGGAAGTAAAATTAGAAGATTTGATGAAGGCTAAGACGAATATTGCCAGCGCTGATGTGACACCGGCGGAGCTGCCGTCCACGGAAGTGATGACGGCCCAGGTGGAACAGGCGGTAAGTTCCCTGAGTCCGGAGGAGCGGGCTCAGGTGGAGAAGATCAAAGACGAGCTGGACCTTACCGATTCCACGGCGATCCTGCGCTTTGGGGCACCGGCCCAGCAGAAGATTGCCGCGTTCTCTGACAATGTCTTATCCCAGGTGCGCACCAAGGACAGCGGCCCGGTAGGGGAGTTGCTGGGGACTTTGGTCAAACAGGTACGGGAATTTGAACCGGAGGAGAACAAGAGCTTCCTGACCAAGATTCCGCTGGTGGGCAGCCTCGTGAAAAAGGGCGAAGATATCAAACTGGGCTATGACAAGCTTTCCACGCAGGTGGAGCGCATTCAGGGCAGCTTAGAGCAGGCCAAGCTCAAGATGATGAAGGATGTGGCCCTGTTTGACAAGCTATATGCGGAAAATCTCAGCTATTTCAAGCAGCTGCAGCTCTATATCCAGGCCGGTGAAGAAAAACTTACGGAAATGCGGGAGAGCACTCTGCCAAAACTCCGCCAGCAGGCTGCGGAATCCGGTGATCCCATGGCGGTGCAGGTGGTTTCCGACTTTGAAGCCAGCGTTAACCGCTTTGAGAAAAAGGTCCACGACCTCAAGATCAGCAAGACCATCGCCATCCAGTCGGCACCGCAGATCCGCCTGATCCAGAATAACGACAAGGCGCTGATTGACCGGGTGCAGACGGCTATCTACAGCACGATTCCGCTCTGGAAAAACCAGCTGGTCATTGCGCTGGGACTGCAGGCTCAGCAGGAAGTCCTGCGCATGCAACAGGCGGTCAGCAATACCACCAATGAGCTGCTGCGCCGCAATGCGGAGCTCCTGCAGCAGAACAGCATCGAGACGGCACAGGAGAACGAGCGCAGCATCGTGGATATCGAAACGGTGCGGGAGGTCAATGAACGGCTGATCAACACCATTGAAGAGACCATTAAGATCCAGCAGAATGGCCGGGCCAAGCGGCAGGCCGCTGAGGCGGAACTGGTGCAGATCGAAGGCAGACTCAAGGAGGCTCTGCTGAAAAACAGCGGCAGGCAGGAGGTTCATTAA
- a CDS encoding penicillin-binding protein has protein sequence MKKERREIQRRASFLAFLMLGLLVLTLGRYAWLQLVQGNSLGERMKAQVGQDYAIQSPRGTILDRNGREMAVSTMTKSLYIDPSHVENPQEVAENLAPLIGKSEQEILDDIAVGGGFVWVKRRMEQSEYEAVRQLIKDKNYISCMNFRDEAKRYYPNDALAANVLGFIGTDDKGLDGVEQALDPLLKGEVKETYITTDQQARPILDSIFSNKRRYMGDACKTVELTIDSGIQFIVEQELDRAIAENNPKAITCIVMDPKSGEVLAMASRPSYNPNKFWEYSPELWKNRAVSFIYEPGSTFKSVVAGAALQEKVVSPNQVFVDPGYVMVSGRRIQNWNGESFGTVTFTDVVKQSLNTGFAQVGLRLGAEKLMKYAKAFGFGEPTGIDLPGEESGILFKPEDMRDSDMATTAIGQSIAVTPLQLVTAVSAIANDGVLLKPHIVKSIRNADGSIYEERSKTEVRRVIDSATDKTLMGLLEQVVTSGGGAKAQVKGYRIGGKTGTAQKIREDGSGYMDGRYIASFCGFAPVEDPQLVVLVVIDDPGTGNFYGGQIAAPVAGRIFSQLFRHLHIEPSSDPFAGMEPAEKKQPVHKPARPFTGEVPEGKVVVPDFKGKSLREAAGLAADKGLSFQSEGSGYATGQSIEVNTLVDGGTTITVYFEPG, from the coding sequence ATGAAGAAAGAACGCCGGGAAATACAACGGCGGGCAAGTTTTTTGGCATTTTTGATGCTGGGGCTGTTGGTACTGACGCTGGGGCGTTATGCCTGGTTGCAGCTGGTGCAGGGCAATTCTCTGGGAGAACGCATGAAAGCCCAGGTCGGGCAGGATTATGCCATTCAGTCGCCCCGGGGAACGATCTTGGACCGCAATGGGCGGGAAATGGCTGTAAGCACCATGACCAAATCCCTCTATATCGATCCTTCCCATGTGGAGAATCCGCAGGAAGTGGCGGAGAATCTGGCACCGCTCATCGGCAAGAGCGAACAGGAGATACTGGATGATATCGCTGTGGGCGGCGGCTTTGTCTGGGTGAAGCGGCGCATGGAGCAGTCGGAATACGAAGCGGTGCGGCAGCTGATCAAGGACAAGAATTATATTTCCTGCATGAATTTCCGGGATGAGGCCAAGCGCTACTATCCTAATGATGCCCTGGCCGCCAATGTGCTGGGCTTCATCGGCACCGATGACAAGGGGCTGGACGGCGTGGAACAGGCCCTTGATCCCTTGCTGAAGGGCGAGGTCAAGGAAACCTATATCACCACCGACCAGCAGGCGCGTCCCATTCTGGATTCTATCTTCTCCAATAAGCGCCGCTATATGGGGGATGCCTGCAAGACGGTAGAGCTGACCATTGACAGCGGCATCCAGTTTATCGTGGAACAGGAACTGGACCGGGCTATTGCGGAGAATAATCCCAAGGCAATCACCTGCATCGTGATGGACCCCAAGTCCGGGGAAGTTTTGGCTATGGCCTCCCGTCCCTCCTATAATCCGAATAAGTTCTGGGAGTATTCGCCGGAGCTGTGGAAGAACCGGGCAGTGTCCTTTATCTATGAGCCGGGCTCCACCTTCAAGTCTGTGGTGGCAGGCGCTGCCCTGCAGGAAAAGGTGGTCAGCCCCAATCAGGTATTTGTGGATCCCGGTTATGTCATGGTATCCGGACGGCGTATCCAGAATTGGAATGGCGAAAGCTTTGGTACCGTCACCTTTACGGACGTGGTGAAGCAGTCCTTGAACACGGGCTTTGCCCAGGTGGGCTTGCGCCTCGGGGCAGAAAAGCTCATGAAGTACGCCAAGGCCTTCGGCTTTGGTGAACCCACAGGCATTGACCTGCCCGGTGAGGAAAGCGGCATTCTCTTCAAGCCTGAGGACATGCGGGATTCGGATATGGCGACCACGGCCATTGGACAGAGTATCGCCGTGACGCCTTTGCAGCTGGTTACGGCTGTGTCGGCCATCGCCAACGACGGCGTGCTGCTGAAGCCCCATATCGTCAAGTCCATACGCAATGCCGATGGCAGCATCTATGAGGAACGCAGCAAGACGGAAGTCCGGCGTGTCATTGACTCGGCTACGGATAAAACCCTGATGGGGCTGCTGGAACAGGTCGTGACCAGCGGCGGCGGCGCCAAGGCACAGGTCAAGGGGTATCGTATCGGTGGTAAGACCGGTACGGCCCAGAAGATCCGGGAGGACGGCAGTGGCTATATGGATGGCCGTTATATTGCCTCCTTCTGCGGTTTTGCCCCGGTAGAAGATCCTCAGTTGGTGGTTTTGGTGGTTATCGACGATCCGGGCACGGGTAATTTTTATGGCGGTCAGATCGCAGCACCGGTGGCCGGCCGGATTTTTTCCCAGCTTTTCCGTCATCTGCACATCGAGCCTTCCAGCGATCCCTTTGCCGGCATGGAACCAGCGGAGAAAAAACAGCCGGTGCACAAGCCGGCCAGACCGTTTACGGGGGAAGTCCCCGAAGGTAAGGTCGTTGTACCGGATTTCAAGGGCAAGAGCCTGCGGGAGGCTGCGGGCCTGGCTGCGGATAAAGGGCTGTCCTTCCAAAGTGAAGGCTCTGGCTATGCAACGGGGCAGAGTATCGAGGTGAATACGCTGGTTGATGGCGGTACCACTATCACGGTGTATTTTGAACCCGGTTGA
- a CDS encoding phosphoenolpyruvate hydrolase family protein — MLRKNRQDILAGLRENLNKGKILTGLGTGMEEILQRIDKTNVDFVALYHTGRLQQAGRNLMSSLLSYDDANSLMQAKGEDILPEVKKTPLIAGVCGTDPFRKMDMFIAQLKEQGFNGVQNFPTVGIIDGRFRANLEGTDLGYQLEVDMIREAHELDMFTCPFVFDVEQGRAMTEAGADVLVIHLGIVTKAMLNAGNVPPLADCCALAEKIMQECKRIRPEVITLCCGQRMAAAEDAAYILECVPDLDGFFSFYPLKGEDTERNLQARVKSYKVLDKMKAFMARKRGAMGDGRL, encoded by the coding sequence ATGCTGAGAAAAAATCGTCAGGACATTCTGGCAGGCTTGCGGGAGAACCTGAATAAGGGAAAGATCCTGACAGGTCTGGGAACAGGCATGGAGGAAATCCTTCAACGCATTGACAAGACCAATGTGGATTTTGTCGCGCTTTACCATACCGGCCGTTTGCAGCAGGCTGGACGCAATCTGATGTCCAGCCTGCTGTCCTATGATGATGCCAATTCGCTCATGCAGGCGAAGGGCGAGGACATATTGCCGGAGGTGAAGAAAACGCCGCTGATTGCCGGTGTCTGTGGTACCGATCCGTTCCGGAAGATGGATATGTTCATTGCCCAGCTGAAAGAGCAGGGATTCAACGGTGTGCAGAACTTTCCCACCGTAGGGATCATCGATGGCCGCTTCCGGGCCAATCTGGAAGGGACAGACCTGGGCTATCAGCTGGAAGTGGATATGATTCGGGAAGCGCATGAACTGGATATGTTTACCTGCCCGTTCGTATTTGATGTGGAGCAGGGCCGGGCGATGACGGAAGCCGGTGCTGATGTGCTGGTCATCCATCTCGGCATTGTGACCAAGGCGATGCTGAATGCGGGGAATGTCCCACCGCTGGCAGATTGCTGTGCGTTGGCAGAAAAAATCATGCAGGAGTGCAAGCGTATCCGGCCCGAGGTGATCACCCTTTGCTGTGGGCAAAGGATGGCTGCGGCTGAGGATGCAGCTTATATATTGGAATGCGTTCCCGATCTGGATGGATTTTTCAGTTTTTATCCGCTGAAGGGCGAGGACACGGAGCGGAATTTGCAGGCCAGGGTGAAATCCTATAAGGTGCTGGATAAGATGAAGGCGTTTATGGCCAGAAAACGAGGAGCTATGGGCGATGGCAGATTATGA
- a CDS encoding phosphoenolpyruvate hydrolase family protein: MADYDKSYILRRLRAEVNVGGHIIGAAVGSGMTAKLAAMGGADILLALSAGKYRIMGRSSLSSYFCYGNSNKMVMEMGKREIFPVVQDVPLLFGLMASDPYLKLYDYLKRIKESGFAGVVNSPTLALVDGSFREALEEEGSSYEREVAAINLANQLDLLTMAFVTSVEEADKMLAVGADIICVHMGLTAGGLLGAKRHLTISEARGIAQDIFDLCKAKNPECLRMVYAGPANTLMDMQYIYRNSDCQGYIGGSTFDRIPMEKSVYDTVSSFKQYCSPEAIGTLRDRKWGGNQLVDSMRRYIEEHYMDDVKLGDLALVAHMSASYMGGRFKKETGISFTDYLLQFRMGKAKALLKNDKNLQCKEVAAQVGYSDYVQFSKMFRKHVGISPREYQGIAD, translated from the coding sequence ATGGCAGATTATGATAAAAGCTATATCCTGCGCCGCCTGCGGGCGGAGGTCAACGTCGGCGGCCATATCATTGGTGCGGCGGTAGGTTCAGGCATGACCGCGAAACTGGCGGCTATGGGAGGTGCGGATATCCTGCTGGCACTTTCCGCGGGGAAATACCGCATCATGGGGCGTAGTTCCCTGAGCAGTTATTTTTGCTATGGCAACAGCAATAAGATGGTCATGGAGATGGGCAAGCGGGAAATCTTTCCCGTGGTACAGGATGTACCTCTGTTGTTTGGTCTGATGGCCAGTGATCCCTATCTGAAATTGTATGATTATCTGAAACGGATCAAGGAGAGCGGTTTTGCCGGTGTTGTAAATTCCCCCACTTTGGCGTTGGTGGATGGCAGTTTTCGGGAAGCGTTGGAAGAAGAAGGCAGTTCCTATGAGCGGGAGGTAGCGGCAATCAATCTGGCCAATCAGCTGGATCTTTTGACCATGGCGTTTGTGACCTCTGTGGAAGAGGCCGATAAAATGTTGGCGGTGGGAGCTGACATCATCTGTGTGCATATGGGACTCACCGCCGGCGGCCTTTTGGGTGCTAAGCGTCATCTGACCATCAGCGAGGCCCGGGGGATCGCGCAGGATATTTTTGATTTATGCAAGGCGAAGAATCCGGAGTGCCTGCGCATGGTCTATGCCGGCCCGGCTAATACGCTGATGGATATGCAGTACATCTACCGCAATTCGGATTGTCAGGGGTACATCGGCGGTTCGACGTTTGACCGTATTCCTATGGAAAAATCCGTCTATGATACCGTGAGCTCCTTCAAGCAGTACTGCAGTCCGGAAGCTATCGGCACACTGCGGGACCGCAAATGGGGCGGCAATCAATTGGTGGATTCCATGCGCCGCTATATCGAAGAACACTATATGGATGATGTGAAGCTGGGCGATCTGGCCCTGGTGGCACATATGTCAGCTTCTTATATGGGGGGGCGTTTCAAGAAGGAGACGGGTATCAGCTTCACGGACTATCTGTTGCAGTTCCGCATGGGCAAGGCCAAGGCTTTGCTGAAAAACGACAAGAACCTGCAATGCAAGGAAGTGGCTGCGCAGGTGGGCTATAGCGACTATGTGCAGTTTTCCAAGATGTTCCGCAAGCATGTGGGGATTTCCCCGCGGGAATATCAAGGAATTGCAGATTAA
- a CDS encoding tagaturonate reductase, which produces MERLNYEVLEKTGYPGYILKEAPVKMLQFGEGNFLRAFVDYFFDVANEKAAWHGKAILTQPRGKGKDKVFNEQEGLYTLYIRGNENGQKVDERRVISLVEKCYNPLEHFDKLLEVACLDTLEYITSNTTEAGIVYDPTAKLTDVPPASFPAKLAKLLYARYQAGKKGLIILSCELIDHNGRELQKIVLQHARDWQLGEGFVRWIEEENLFCSTLVDRIVPGEIRDAGEIAALNQINGYEDRLMDVGEVFGVWYIEGPKELEDRLPFKRAGLNVHVVPDIAPYKKRKVRILNGAHTGFALGSFLAGKDIVRDCMNDDVIRAFMNHMLYEEVIPILPLDQQDCEKFAASVADRFNNPFMEHQLLSIALNSTAKWKARDMGSLLEYRKKFGKLPKSLVMTLAAYIAFYSTDIQARQEKALLCRRPQGDIYPVQDDDWVLDFYYEHRHSDDAVLVHDVLAYEKMWGCDLTQLPGLEMQVLKDLQLIRQKGTKKAFASCLLACA; this is translated from the coding sequence ATGGAACGGCTGAATTATGAGGTATTGGAGAAAACTGGCTATCCGGGATATATCCTGAAAGAAGCGCCAGTGAAGATGCTGCAGTTTGGCGAGGGCAATTTCCTGCGGGCCTTTGTGGATTACTTTTTTGATGTGGCCAATGAGAAAGCCGCTTGGCACGGCAAGGCCATATTGACTCAGCCACGGGGCAAGGGCAAGGACAAGGTATTCAACGAACAGGAAGGTCTCTATACCCTTTATATCCGGGGCAATGAAAATGGCCAGAAGGTAGATGAACGAAGGGTGATTTCCTTGGTGGAAAAATGTTATAACCCCCTGGAACATTTTGATAAACTGCTGGAAGTTGCCTGCCTGGATACCCTGGAATATATCACCAGTAACACCACGGAAGCTGGTATTGTCTATGATCCAACTGCAAAGTTGACGGACGTACCCCCAGCCAGCTTCCCGGCAAAACTGGCTAAACTCTTGTATGCACGCTATCAGGCAGGAAAGAAAGGTTTGATCATCCTGTCCTGTGAACTGATTGATCATAATGGCCGGGAACTGCAGAAAATCGTCCTGCAGCATGCCCGGGACTGGCAGCTGGGCGAAGGTTTCGTCCGCTGGATTGAAGAGGAGAACCTGTTCTGTTCCACGCTGGTGGACCGTATCGTTCCCGGTGAGATCCGGGATGCTGGTGAGATTGCGGCGCTGAATCAGATCAATGGTTATGAAGATAGATTGATGGATGTAGGTGAGGTCTTCGGCGTCTGGTATATTGAAGGGCCGAAGGAATTGGAGGACAGGCTCCCCTTCAAGCGGGCTGGACTGAATGTCCATGTGGTGCCGGATATCGCACCATACAAGAAGCGGAAGGTGCGCATCCTGAATGGCGCCCATACAGGCTTTGCCCTGGGCAGTTTCCTCGCAGGCAAGGATATCGTCAGGGATTGCATGAACGATGATGTGATCCGGGCGTTCATGAATCACATGCTCTATGAGGAAGTGATTCCCATCCTGCCGTTGGATCAGCAGGATTGTGAAAAATTTGCCGCTTCTGTGGCCGACCGGTTCAACAATCCGTTCATGGAACATCAGCTTCTCAGTATTGCCCTGAATTCCACGGCTAAGTGGAAGGCGAGAGATATGGGCTCGCTGCTGGAATACCGGAAGAAGTTTGGCAAGCTGCCCAAAAGCCTCGTGATGACGCTGGCGGCGTATATCGCCTTCTATTCCACTGATATTCAGGCACGGCAGGAAAAAGCACTTCTGTGCCGGCGCCCTCAGGGAGATATCTATCCGGTGCAGGATGATGACTGGGTACTGGATTTCTATTATGAGCATCGTCATAGCGATGATGCAGTCCTGGTCCATGATGTGCTGGCTTACGAAAAGATGTGGGGCTGCGATCTGACGCAGCTGCCTGGACTGGAAATGCAGGTGCTGAAGGATTTGCAGCTGATTCGCCAGAAAGGCACGAAGAAAGCCTTTGCCAGTTGTTTGTTGGCATGTGCCTGA
- a CDS encoding UxaA family hydrolase: MDRIKAVRIAAEDNVAVALTKIDTGECLQVGDVEVTACEEIPQGHKIALQSVAENENIIKYGYPIGHAAQDISPGCWVHTHNLRTNLKGEIEYVYHPAVHDLPEQPAREFAGYLRPDGRAGIRNEIWIIPTVGCVNDVVLKLARDNQDLLGEHIDGIHAFTHPFGCSQTGADHAQTRKLLAALVNHPNAGGVLVVHLGCENCTHEQFVEELGAFDPERVRFLNCQQAEDELVAGRQLLQELTAYASRFRRQSLPASKLVVGLKCGASDGLSGITANPTVGRFSDLLLSQGGSTILTEVPEMFGAEGILLGRCRNRQLFDKAAAMLNGFKDYFLSHHEVVYDNPSPGNKQGGITTLEDKSCGCVQKGGTAPIEDVLGYGEQVKKQGLNLLYGPGNDLVSSTALAAAGAALILFTTGRGTPFGSPVPTVKIATNSRLAQHKPHWIDFNAGTVAEGEALDTAGGRLLDKVLQVAGGELTCNEKNGYRQISIFKDGVVL, encoded by the coding sequence ATGGATAGGATAAAAGCAGTGCGCATCGCCGCAGAAGATAATGTGGCGGTGGCACTGACCAAGATAGATACAGGGGAATGCCTGCAGGTGGGGGATGTGGAAGTTACCGCCTGTGAGGAAATTCCCCAGGGACATAAGATTGCGTTGCAGTCTGTGGCAGAAAACGAGAACATCATCAAATACGGGTATCCCATCGGACATGCAGCCCAGGACATCAGTCCGGGCTGCTGGGTACATACCCATAACTTGCGGACTAATCTCAAGGGAGAAATAGAATACGTTTACCATCCGGCGGTGCATGATCTGCCAGAGCAGCCAGCCCGGGAGTTTGCCGGGTATCTGAGACCAGATGGCCGGGCGGGTATCCGCAATGAGATCTGGATCATCCCCACAGTGGGCTGTGTCAATGATGTAGTGCTGAAGCTGGCGCGGGATAATCAGGATCTGTTGGGTGAACATATCGACGGCATCCATGCCTTCACGCATCCCTTTGGCTGCAGCCAGACCGGTGCGGACCATGCTCAGACCAGAAAGCTTCTGGCGGCTTTGGTCAATCACCCCAATGCCGGTGGTGTGCTGGTGGTGCACTTAGGTTGTGAGAACTGCACCCATGAACAGTTTGTGGAAGAATTGGGGGCTTTTGATCCGGAGCGGGTAAGGTTCCTCAACTGCCAGCAGGCAGAAGATGAATTGGTTGCCGGACGTCAGCTCCTGCAGGAACTTACAGCTTATGCCAGCAGGTTCAGACGGCAGTCTCTGCCAGCCAGCAAACTGGTGGTGGGGCTGAAGTGCGGAGCCTCTGATGGGCTTTCGGGAATCACCGCCAACCCCACGGTCGGCAGGTTCAGCGACCTGCTGCTGAGTCAGGGCGGCAGCACCATCCTGACCGAGGTGCCGGAGATGTTCGGTGCCGAAGGCATCCTTCTGGGCAGGTGCCGCAATCGGCAGTTGTTTGACAAGGCGGCGGCCATGCTCAATGGCTTCAAGGATTACTTCCTTTCCCATCATGAGGTGGTCTACGACAATCCCAGCCCCGGCAACAAGCAGGGGGGCATCACCACACTGGAAGACAAGAGTTGTGGCTGTGTCCAAAAGGGAGGTACGGCGCCCATTGAAGATGTGCTGGGGTACGGGGAGCAGGTAAAGAAGCAAGGTTTGAACTTGCTCTATGGGCCGGGCAATGATCTGGTATCCAGCACGGCTTTGGCTGCGGCCGGCGCCGCCCTGATTCTCTTCACTACGGGGCGGGGAACGCCCTTTGGTTCACCGGTACCCACCGTGAAGATTGCTACCAACAGCCGCCTGGCCCAGCATAAACCGCATTGGATTGACTTCAATGCCGGTACGGTGGCGGAAGGCGAAGCGTTGGACACGGCTGGTGGGCGCTTGCTGGACAAAGTCCTGCAGGTGGCCGGTGGCGAACTGACCTGCAATGAGAAAAACGGCTATCGCCAGATTTCCATATTCAAAGATGGTGTTGTTTTATAG
- the uxaC gene encoding glucuronate isomerase, whose product MGKDFMLRNQTGQRLYEEYARELPLVDYHCHISPKEIFEDRRFDNIAQIWLGGRNDDGTYFGDHYKWRVMRTNGVPEDMVTGGADPYEKFAAFTKALEMAIGNPMYHWCNLELHKYFGVTEPLTEANMKAVWDKANDMLQHDPDMSVRGLIRQSKVDYIGTTDDPIDSLEWHEKLAADETVDFKVCPSFRPDKAVNIHKEGFREYMEKLAASVGKEKLASIEDVLAALTERIAYFKKHGCRASDHGLDYVMFNHQGLEAADKAYKKALNGEVLTTAEAEAYQTEVLLHLAREYHKEQIVMEIHYSCSRDNNEKMFALQGPDTGFDMIAQTSCIGNLARFMSELYKEGNLPQMILFSLDSTDFDRIASLMGCFQSEEMPGKIQMGSAWWFLDTKDGMEKQMRSLARLSLLGNFVGMLTDSRSFLSYTRHDYFRRILCNIIGDWVEHGEYPCHEASLQKIVEGISYKNAVRYFHI is encoded by the coding sequence ATGGGGAAAGATTTTATGCTTCGCAATCAGACAGGGCAGAGGTTATATGAAGAATATGCCCGGGAACTGCCATTGGTTGACTATCATTGCCATATCTCACCCAAAGAGATTTTTGAGGACCGTCGCTTTGACAATATCGCGCAGATCTGGCTGGGCGGGCGCAATGATGATGGCACTTACTTCGGTGACCATTATAAATGGCGGGTGATGCGCACGAATGGCGTACCCGAGGACATGGTCACTGGCGGAGCTGATCCCTATGAGAAGTTCGCAGCTTTCACGAAAGCCTTAGAAATGGCCATCGGCAATCCCATGTATCACTGGTGCAATCTGGAACTGCATAAGTATTTTGGCGTGACGGAACCCTTGACCGAAGCCAATATGAAGGCGGTCTGGGATAAGGCTAACGATATGCTGCAGCATGATCCGGATATGTCCGTGCGGGGGCTGATCCGGCAGTCCAAGGTGGACTATATCGGCACCACAGATGATCCCATTGACAGCCTGGAGTGGCATGAGAAGCTGGCTGCAGATGAAACAGTTGATTTCAAGGTCTGCCCCTCCTTCCGGCCGGATAAAGCTGTCAATATCCATAAAGAGGGTTTCCGCGAGTATATGGAAAAACTGGCGGCCAGCGTGGGCAAGGAAAAATTAGCCTCCATTGAGGATGTGCTGGCGGCCCTTACGGAACGGATCGCTTATTTCAAGAAGCACGGCTGTCGGGCCAGCGATCATGGCCTTGACTATGTGATGTTTAATCATCAGGGACTGGAAGCTGCGGATAAGGCCTATAAAAAAGCCCTTAATGGCGAAGTGCTCACAACGGCAGAGGCCGAGGCCTATCAGACCGAAGTGCTGCTGCATCTGGCCCGGGAATATCATAAAGAGCAGATCGTGATGGAAATCCATTATTCCTGCAGCCGCGACAACAATGAAAAGATGTTTGCCCTGCAGGGGCCGGACACGGGCTTTGACATGATTGCCCAGACCAGCTGCATCGGTAATCTGGCAAGATTCATGAGTGAGCTTTACAAGGAAGGGAACCTTCCGCAGATGATCCTGTTCTCGCTGGACAGCACGGATTTTGACCGGATAGCTTCGCTGATGGGCTGCTTCCAGTCCGAGGAAATGCCCGGCAAGATCCAGATGGGGTCGGCCTGGTGGTTCCTCGATACCAAGGACGGCATGGAAAAGCAGATGCGCTCGCTGGCCCGGCTTTCCCTGCTGGGGAATTTTGTCGGCATGCTGACGGATTCCCGGTCGTTCCTGTCCTATACCCGTCATGATTACTTCCGGCGCATCCTGTGCAATATCATTGGTGACTGGGTAGAACACGGTGAGTATCCCTGCCATGAAGCATCTTTGCAGAAGATTGTGGAAGGCATCAGCTATAAAAACGCAGTCCGTTACTTCCATATTTAG